The Lathyrus oleraceus cultivar Zhongwan6 chromosome 5, CAAS_Psat_ZW6_1.0, whole genome shotgun sequence genome includes the window tatccactctaacacctatgtgtacactcaagcctgggtagtgggcttatgtctcatagaacagtcccaacccaacaaacaaacaacccacagaacccacagatacaacaaacatatgtacatgaatgcaataaggtaaagcaggtaaatgctgaaaataaataactgtacaaaagaataaacacccaacaaacaagaaacctacaaaagctaggagggactcgcttagggaaaccgggtccccagcagagtcgccagctgtcgcagcctgaaaaatacaggggtgcgaaaaaacaaccggcgagaagaaaatgacagaagagtcaccaccgtgtgttatttatcccaaaggagggaaaggaaacactcgaagtaaacctggagaaaggaaaggaaaagacaaggtctcgcaaccaaatcttgggttcgggagtcagttatgcgaagggaaggtattagcacccatacgcatccgtagtactctacgggatccactcttgttgtttcttgtctaaagggtgtgtgtttatctaatgtactatttactaaaagaaagggtcaaagaaaatgactcgcacggatgtcgcatccattgcatacgtatctcatttgaatatgagaattagagtcttcgtagctcgggtacctatgggttaaagaggagtgtgctcgctaagacgttgcgtcttatgcctacgtatctcatcgggaatgagaatcagagcaaaacgtagttcaactaactacgggaacaaaggtctcgattgcaactagggcaagagaaagggaaggtctcgatcgcaacgagggcgagagaaatgatcgcaacaagggcgaaagcaaacaaagattagttgttagtcgttagtcaaactcggcaagacatcgcatcttgtgcctacgtatctcatctgaacatgagaatcagagttgccgtagttcggctcacgcacgccgaaacaaacacacgcccagacgctgagacgtcaaaacaaacacacaaacaggcaaacatggaacccgaacgccaatcgctggacttacatcagcttccgaaccaaacaaacccacactggaaaccagatgccacttgatggacttataccggactccaagcacaccacaagaggatatggaatgccaattgctgggcttacatccatctcctacacacacaagaagaaacaaacaacaagttactaaggagtcgggaactcgagcctagcaactgtcaagcaaacacacgcaaaaagaaaaagagtgcccggagagatctcgtacgacctcctgcctacgtacctcatctggtatgaggatcagagcaacgtagttcccctacatagggattgccatctgaatatgggcttacaaaggaggacaccagttgtgtcaaaggagagtgggcgatgtgttcacgtcctagcagtaggtgtcgcagctcgctgaattgagtcttaggcagttacctctttgcaataggacggactacatgccaaaagatcggagacgctcggaaaggtctagaagtgggggagctctgccctagagttgtcatgcaatgtgtacttaagtgtttaggatttacaaatgggaatatctacctaatgttagcatgcaaagaaatatgggaattctacctatgttatcatacaaaaggatatgggaatcctacgtatgttatcatacaaaaggttctatctaatgggtgctacctaatcggaacaaggatcgacgaatggagcaaggagaagtgttagggataagggtagatggcgatgcatgaagcaatcgacttacaaggttgatggtGATGCATAAAGCAgtcgacttacaaaagggtggatgaatacgtgctggttctgttaggttttgaaaaaatgattactcgacgttggatcgaggttttgatcttgctttgaaatggttatcgaatgttcattttaattcttgtattaacaggtggataaagaatgaaagaataaatattatacatttcatgggagagggatacatttgttatgaatggggattgttcatggcaaacaaacaataataatacatgcctcatacaccatacaagtaggccacagttaatcaaacaagtaagatataaacaagtatataatcgaatcaaataatcaaagaatgaaataatgaagcattaaacaatgtatgagtgtaagtgcaagggacatgtctcattgtaaggaagcccaagagtaagctatgtgaggttgatggcgatgcttaaaaagcaatcgacttacaagggtatggaaaaatgggctcgatattaaatcgagaaaaatatgatttttatagttttttttaaaatggttttgaattaaattaaaagacAACAACtttgcattattaacaaatgaaactatgagtataacataaaaagaaaatgttaaaagaaataaaatactaaaataaaacgctaaaaggaaaaaaaataaaaaataaaataacataCTAAACCAAAAAAATACTACatatgagtattgaacccaccccactcaaaACTAGAATATTGTCCTTCCCCAACAGACCACTCATGATTATCTGCTACTGTGATGCTACGTTAAATATATAAACCgggataaaaatgaaataaaaaaaagattaagataaaaaataaaaagaacaataaaagaaaatactaacatataaacatttttatgttttttttatctctgttaaaacgaattaaattaaattaaaaattaaaagaaaagaaaaaaaagaatgGAAACGAAGAAACAGAAGCTCGTCTTCCTTCACCCTCTCCCCAACCTCACGAACTCACCCTTTCCACCCAACGACAATCTCGTACGAAACTCGCCTTTCTCGTCCCTCTTACGAAATCGCTCATCAACGAAACCTCTCACGCTTTCAAACTCAAAGAAGCAAACTCTCTCAACTCTCACGACATTCAATCAACAAGCATATGAGAAGgatcaaaaggaaagaaagagaagtacttacaaagtgtcacggcggtggtggtgaaggacgcgaagaagctggcctccaggtaatcgattttgggattttaggttttctttgttttttctgatttttccgCCTCTAAAACCCCCCCTTCTGTTGTTAATTCCTCTTCTCCTTTTTATCCTCtgctgattagggtttcaaaagGTCTTTGTTGTTCAAAAAAAAGTAAATTTGCAAACCCCTTTTGGTGTTCTCAGGATCAAATTGCCTGTTTGATGCTAGGTTAGAAACGGTATTCTGAGCTCATGCTTTCTTCCTTGAACTTTATCTCTATTCCCATTTGGGAATTTTCTGACTTTTGCACTTTGACTGTTGGCTAATTAACTTTAcctttttactgcagtgaaaatgGTGTCTGATGAATTTCAATTTTGGTTCTTCAGCTTGTTAATCTCAACCTTTCTTTCGCAGGGTGATGTGAATGATATGCAACCTTGCTAATCTCGACCAGCTTCTTCTGCCATGGCCACTTACATGGTGAGTTTTTCGACTGTCAGTTGATGTACCATGCCAAGTTTGTCATTTTAGGTGTTGTGTGGTGTTGGTTTCATATTGTAGTGACAACTTGTGTTTTGTTATGACTTTAACTTGTTTGTGCATGAACTGCTGCCAGGGTCTTGAATGGAACATACACATCTCTGTCACACAATGGTTCTGCATAATTTGCATTATGTCAACTTTGAATGTTACCAGGATTTTCTTGAACAAACATGGGCCTGACTGGTATGTAATGTCTTGAATTATGCATTGCTCATTGAAGTCTTGACTTAGTCTAGTATGATAGATTCTTATGGCCTAAACTGGTGGAATGAATGAGATAGTTCAGGACATGTCTCAGGATGCTTGGACCCTAACTTACCCTTGAATTTTAGTAGTTTCATGGTAATTCTTCCACTTGACATGTCTAAATAGTGCTGCAGGTTCTTGGAGCTTGTTAATGGTTTGCTGACAGTAGGATGATGACGCAGAATGTCTTGAATATGGCTTTTGCAACTGGACTGTTGTATGATGTTGTGCTTCTACAGATAAGTACCATCGTGGTTTGGTTTTGTAAGGTTGTTTGCATGATGAACATGATTGTTGTTGTTTGCTGCAGGTTATATCACAATTCTTGGTTGGCTCAAGGAAAGGCAATGATATGCAGTAGGTTTGGTGTGAGAATGCCATGGTGAGGTCAGGCAAATGCAAAGTGTTATGGCTCTTATAAGGCATGTAGGACGATCATGAGGTATCTATTATTGAACTGAAATATAATGCCCTGATGTGGCTGGAGTTTGGTTCATTAATGCAGGATGGTTTGATACATGTGTGCAGGTCCTGTCTGGTAGCAAGGCCCCATCTGGATTAATGCAGCAAGGTAGTGTCATGGTGCATTGATGTTTCACTGTAGCTAATACCTTGCAGGGCGGTTTGTTTGCACTATAACCTGACTGCAGTACTGTTTGCTGTTGAAGGCAAGCCAACATGTTTAGGTTTCCAATGCCCTGTACTTTAGTTGTTTTGGTTTAGCTCCATGTTACGCATGACTGAGTTTGTCATTTGTGTTGCATGACAGGAGTTTGTATTCAGTGGCTTGCATCAATGTTGCTCTGCAGTTGGTGGATTGGTTCCATGTTGTAGCACATGGCTGTTATAGAAGTAGGCACTCGTGGACTTGCAGTAGGTATTGAGGACCATGATTGTCATGTTTTGTAGCAGGTCTGGAGTAGTGTGTTATGCAGATGAGATTTGATAGCATTGCTTTATGGATGTTTTGCTCCCTCATGTCGTTTGTGCCAACATCATTGCAGTCAATGCCAAAGTGAGGATAATTATCCTTTATTTGTTGAGACTTCACAGCAGATAATGTTTCGATTGGTTGGAGACCACTATTTTCAGCAAGGGCCATAGGGATACATTCCAAAGCATCCCCAAAGGCTCTAATGGCATACTGTTCTACTCCAGGATATTTGTCAGCAGCTGCTTCGACAGCAATAGAGCATGCAATCTCAGCCGAACCACCACCATACACAATTGAGTTATTGCGAATAAGATTCCTGGCCACACATAGTGCATCGTGAATACTGCGCTTTGTCTCTTCAATGATCATTTTGTTACCTCCACGAATGAATATTGTCACAACCCTTGAATTAGCACAGTGCTCAATGTACATCATTCGGTCTTTAGTTGTTCCAAATGCTTTCTCTCTGACGATACCAGCCTTCCCTAACTTTTCTGCAGTTAATTCCTGGAACCTGGGAACAGTTCTTCCACCTGTTGCTATGGCAATCAATTCCAACTCAACACCACCAACCCACCTAACAGCTGGCAAGTTCCTGTGCATCAAGAGATGATTTGCTTCATCATCAAAACCCCATTGGCAAATAACAAGGGTTGCGCCCACATCCTTGCATTGTTGAACCGTGTCATCAAAATATTTCTGCTCCTGCTTCCTTAAAGTCTGAAACTTCTCCACTGTGTCAATATCAACCTTATGCTTGGTTTTTGGCTTTGGTCTGTGCAGGTTAGGTGTTGCAGCAGGTTGGTATAGCAGGGCAAATGCAGCATGATGGAAGTTAATTGACAAAGCAAGATTCCAAAGGTTCAAGGTGTGACCATGTTGACATTAAAGTGAAGAAGCCAAGCACAAATGGTTAAACCAAAGATCACATGGAAATGGATAATGGAATGAGAGTTATGGCCAGCCATTTAGTGATTAGGGATGACCAATGGCatagggttgactttggtcaaagttgaccaaaaagtcaactgttgaccaaagtcaacaattggttaaaattcaattttatttgcatttttcttgtaaatggacaaatgatcgatgattgtggtgaaaaTTAAGGCTTTTGGGTTTTGGGTGACTTTGGTCaatgttgaccaaaaagtcaactgttgaccaaagtcaacaattggtcaaaattgtcaagacttgtaccccttttttttttatgtagaatcaaatgtgatggtttagaatgatgtgaaatgaattgaaatggtttgaaatttgttttacaattggtttattttatgacttgaatgcttgactttgaaaagaacATGACTTAACTGGTAGTATGTgttaacaaggccatgaaatgatggtataagattaggatttgaaagggatattcatgaatcaagtggcacgattggcaattggcttgtgacacaagaagcattgttgtttggatgaccaagacCGTATGTGCATTAACAACACtatgactttggaccaagaccaatcctcatGTAAAACCAAAGTTAGGTTAGGCCAAACATgctaaacaaaaataaaaaacataaaaattcaggaccaaaatcggggtatgacagagttgtctgaagtcctaccaatataggcaagaagattgagttgctttgaggccaaatcgaagcaactcaaattatgaacctcatttttcaattccactaatatatttggaattggaggtcatattcgtgctcaatgatgttttctctttaaaatcatgtccctattttgaattttagtgatggttcatcttgaccagtccggtggagctcaccggggaagatgaccggagctctggctccgacgatgaTGTGGCTTGCATCTGGACCATGGGATCTAattctcacgttttaatcttgaccGTGCCTTGTGAATACCATGTGTACAACGCGTTTGACTAAGGAAcacatggaacgcgtgttttggatcatcagatctgccacctcaattaatgagggagatctgatggtccacgtatttttgaatttctatttaattccattttcttcaataattcatattaaattcaatattgatccaaaaaatatgtgactttcaccaaaaaaaatcaaatatttttctctttcatattttgaactaaaattattttttggatcattattaatatttttcatgaattaattgatttttcatttatttttaattgtttaaaaatatttttaagtgtccaaaaattctgaatttttttctccaaggtcctttaaccttgtttgacctatgataaatctcatgaccatttatttggtgttttgatgagattttaggatttggacaaaacatatttgaatttaatgcactattttaatatttttaattgaataaatgtcattttaattgtgttgaccatttgtattgacttaattgggtttcttatttgttgttgggtcttggtcaaggttgatttgactttgtcaagttaatattgttggatttaggggattgatggaatgtatattccatctcccaaaatgaatgaataatattaatttggtaaaagtcttcctttgaccaatttgtgatctcattcatccctttccctcttcatttaattccccttcttcattaattcatttccatttgaccaatgacatctcaaagtcctaatgctagttgatttaaagattaacatgagtatggatgagattaggtcacaccttttgcacattttttgtgtgtggtatgtttaatgagcatagttcataatactatgtctccaacatgcattaacaccaaaagtctattgcccggcctcaaatagttgtgacttttacataagtccaattacgattgcttaacatagcgctaaatttgtgatacaaaaggcataagcattctagttagtgagattgtaagtctcccctcttccatggtattgtgtggaaacttggccttctttccttcctttggaagatgttttggttcaaggatccatgcttgtggcaagtgggttgagtattctccaaagaatgtcttgaaatcaaaagcaaaacaaaactaactactaacttactaactattaacttttaacctcaagtctttactttaatgcaatttacttttagcactttatatcatttgccattatacatatcattctaattgtttatgttaatgtaattttcactttgtccatttggaccatattgtgtgatgttatttttgtttgtgttactttgtttgtttgtatggtctttgaccattaatgtacataataataacaaaaaccctaaaagacttttgagtggactattggtttgatattacccaattggacttagaacttaggcaatattcctttgctaatggacttggccaatgccaatttgtgaagaaccaagtgcatgcaatttgaattcatatgatacatcattcaagatctctccagttcatctgcaacattgatcattgttaagctgttatgttgaacctgtgacttgtggaattcatctgttgcacGGGCTATGTTGAAGAAGATCATTAAAGcggataagcttggatgaggcaatctttattttatgcctttgctctccaagattgatataattgtgcatttgtgtgttgcttgattctaaaaatgtccaagggaattccGGGTTTCTATTGACAAAATTGTgtattggattgctacccattagtcagatcttttaaactttaaacttttaaattcttgtatatagggtagtctcttcatcttctccccatttctttaatttcaaaaatctctcccttcattttcaaaaccttctttgtgtgaactacttttgttctaaaccttgaccacttttgcataagatagaaactttggccttatgccattgcattttcaaatttattttcttaaatcaaacttgtaaataaacttaatcatacttgacttaaactttcaaaaaaggaaaaaaagaactaactcattcaaaccattttaggcctttgtgcctttcaaacttaaattttgttaaaaaccaacacactcattttgaaatttctagcatgaactacgaggttttgatccctcatttttatgttggtacgtaggcacaagtccgaaggtcttgtcaaacacaaaaatataattaacgaattcttttctcatctccccattctatttgtttgtaaacatcactttgtacaaaatacataagcacacaaaaagggctccctatgagtacctatgacactttgggtgctaacaccttccctcagtgtaaccaacccccttacatgtgatctctgacttttattagtttttatttgaaaacttcttacttattgggttttgttcgtactttttcccttttcccttggaaacaataaaagtgtggtggcgactcttgttaattgatctctagcttgtcaataggttgatgatcatgaatttcccgctacaaaaattaagtggcgactctgctggggactagtctccagtgggtttagcctactttttatgtaaatatatttgtatatatgtgatgtttgtgtatatgtatgtgtgatataatctgcttgttgtgcttggtgatctttgaatggtgagataagttctaacccgaacttgagtgcaattaagataggaggatggtatggtcatgttcgacttgtgtggagtagtccttaacaagttggcttgagacccatctgctcagtggagactcctttggatttggaaatgtcacacaagtatttgtggttaggcattactatttctaattgggtctgagaagctaaggaccttagaacacctaacccatcttggcctatttagaacgtagtgcggaaactgttcaggtgtagacttgataacagttgttacgcgatactacactcagacaagtttctcttgagaatattatgggtcgatgagtcagtcatcttaacctgtaatatccgatagatggaattaagactctgggaactttttagaacatgatctacaggtttttatccgtagttcactcctttgggatggttcttacccagactccatgctcgtgacttgcaacaaacccttgattcttggttgatccaatcaagtcttgtcaataccaatggaacttgggtgttgataaggtgtaaactataatccaccaaaatggatgattgatcttgacaatgagttgattcatcccttgacctttgtttgccttgtgtgtgatcccttatttgtgattgttgcattcatgcattcatgcgcatcatagcattcatcacacgaaaatttcaaggaactaaggtatcatttgcaaatattttcagaccatggattgtggacaaaggaacactaagaagtacagtttcagatgtcccgacttgaaagagttaagaaagctagcatcttttgtattagatcccttggacttcaaacaacgccatgggaagcttctgtccatcttgtctgctgatgtagttgaaggactcttgagtgtattggtgcagttctatgatcctttgtaccattgtttcactttcccagattttcagcttgtgtctaccttggaggagtattctcatcttttggggatacctgtttctagtagggtgccttttagtggattggaggagattcaccgatctagtattattgctgaagctcttcacttgaagaagtctgggatagaggctcattgggtgaagaaaggaggattatttgggttgccagctgttttcctcatcaaggaagctaccacttttgctcaagctggtagtgtggacgcttttgaagctatctttgtgttgctcatctatggattagctttgttccctaacattgacggttttgttgatgttaacgccattagacttttcttgattgggaattgtagcggtgtattcgtcgctatatgatttatcgattaaaccataagcaaagcatacaatgattttcgagtcgccaccgcacttttatttatccaaaggactggctaaaaagcgaacaaaagcctaagaagttttacacgtagaaaactaataaaaagatcagagagtctgggtaaggggtaaattacgcaatgggaaggtgttaggcacccactacgtcctaggtactcctagggagcccttttcacacttgttgtactaaattgttatttgttatgacataagtattgtgcaaacatgattgggatggtgagaaaagaatatacaattttattattgggtttgaacggataaacccgctgcctacgtaccttccatcaaaggtaaggatcaaaacgccgtagttcggctaaaagatttccaaaaggttggtggattcaattttaaacaatagcactgaggcttttcattatcaatgggagaaaactcgaccaaaaccaacatccaccatgcgaggatagcttcgacgtactggaggggttaaccctgtttttagtacggaagtcttactgtcgactcactaaggataggcaagatttacatcaaccgcaatgataattgaaacctatggctaatgtgtgaaaagattaacaatggacaaagccaaaacaagtgaatgggtgaagttaattgattgtgattatgaaaatggagtcaaagtatgattaagattgatttgaaagaagtattatgaaaatggagtttgaaaaagtcaaggacttgggtccaggtttttagtttggaaaacatgaagaagtttgcacaatatctatgtcaagtttgaaaattgaagtgtgaaaaggtttaggacataatgaggatgaatggatggatatggattgtaaaacttcttagaaggttcacttcttgaaatcatatgggagatgattcaagtgtgtcctttggaataagcaatagGTAATAATAATGTAAACAAAcaggtgataccggatgccactcaatggtcttactccaatctcacaaacaaaaagcaaaaagcggacaccggataccactcaatggatttataccgcgatcctaaaacaaaactggatatcagatgccactcaatggacttacactaatctcctaaacaaaaatgaaacttggataccggatgccaatctgtctggacttataccaatatccaacatatgatcataggaaagcaaatgccaacttgcagggacttacaattgcatcctcacataaacaaacgaaagcaaaacatggatgttagatgccaatctgtctgggcttactctaacacacacagtatgatcctaggaaaacaaatgccaacttgcagggacttacaattgcatcctcacatacaatcaaacaagtGCATCAAGCAAAtataagatgagtggccaaggtaatggtcttatactcacttccatatcataggagcaatggccaatggatggtcttacaattttcctcaatgggtaaacaacaatgataatgtcacaaagacaaatgagatgattatgcatcaatgagcaataaatgatggtaaatgcatagagcatacaagcaaaaaTGTGTATATAaaacaacaatcaatcaatgaaagcattcagcacacactatcaccaaacaaggaggctcatacaaaagggttaggcattgaagccaactggaatagggtcacaggtgctcttaaccttgccattgaggggctaaggtgaagcagatgaaaggatatgaggggtgtgcctcattgcttctatctcagatcagagagagcatcaaatagaaagtgggggagttcagaaaggtggaactctttcccctttattgactcgattagatcttgggtttttatctcgatgcttcaaccatgtaatgggagcaaagagaggacacactgaatagtgggggatagattgcttatccctaccttccaccaattgcctcaaatgaggacttttcctgcttgggacaattttaaacacacacaggcattgcctcttaaggaggacttcagacagtttgcccggtcaaataacagaccgggtctccagactacatgaagaagaaaggtttatacctcaaaagcaattgctaaatagcaaagcaaagcaagttcaaggaacttaagcaactaaagtacctgaaaaagtcaaacttattagtagacaagttaacagttcaaatcaaaggaaaatgaaacaacagtcaaacgcagagggaccaatgtgcatagcacaagactcaagtatatgagtcacacctacaaaacaagggttagcacatgatatatac containing:
- the LOC127080917 gene encoding T-complex protein 1 subunit epsilon-like, whose protein sequence is WNLALSINFHHAAFALLYQPAATPNLHRPKPKTKHKVDIDTVEKFQTLRKQEQKYFDDTVQQCKDVGATLVICQWGFDDEANHLLMHRNLPAVRWVGGVELELIAIATGGRTVPRFQELTAEKLGKAGIVREKAFGTTKDRMMYIEHCANSRVVTIFIRGGNKMIIEETKRSIHDALCVARNLIRNNSIVYGGGSAEIACSIAVEAAADKYPGVEQYAIRAFGDALECIPMALAENSGLQPIETLSAVKSQQIKDNYPHFGIDCNDVGTNDMREQNIHKAMLSNLICITHYSRPATKHDNHGPQYLLQVHECLLL